Proteins encoded in a region of the Mesoflavibacter profundi genome:
- a CDS encoding DUF983 domain-containing protein — MFKKGSKIYSIVTGACPKCQEECMYEDSNPYNITKLFSMHERCSNCNTKYKIEPSFFYGAMYVSYAVGIAFGVAAFLISYLFLGSTLKTAFIAIVGALILFYPVIVRLSRNIWINIFMSYDKSLAKK, encoded by the coding sequence ATGTTTAAAAAAGGTTCTAAAATATACTCTATAGTAACTGGTGCTTGTCCTAAATGTCAAGAAGAATGTATGTACGAAGATTCTAATCCTTATAACATCACAAAACTATTTAGCATGCATGAACGTTGCAGTAATTGTAATACAAAATACAAGATAGAACCTTCGTTTTTTTACGGTGCCATGTATGTTAGTTATGCTGTTGGTATAGCTTTTGGTGTTGCCGCTTTTCTAATTAGCTATTTATTTTTAGGAAGCACCTTAAAAACAGCTTTTATAGCTATAGTTGGCGCTCTAATTTTATTTTACCCTGTAATTGTTAGACTTTCTAGAAATATTTGGATTAATATTTTTATGAGTTACGATAAAAGTCTTGCCAAAAAATAA
- a CDS encoding NAD(P)/FAD-dependent oxidoreductase — protein MSVFLYPLLTFVVMNIDYIIVGCGLAGIAFCEQLKINNKSFIVFDDKSQKSSVVAGGLYNPVVLKRFSKVWKSQEQLKLALPIYNTIQNRLQTKIDYKIPVRRRFTSLEEQNNWFEASDKDGLKPFLCTTLIDNQNPSIDANFKLGEVLETGRIDTKVLIDSYINELTSNNQFINTSFKHEDLVFSEHSIQYQHIQAKYIVFAEGFGLKQNPFFKNLPLNGTKGELITIKAPQLDLDYVLKSSAFIIPQKEDIYVVGATYEWVDKTNKTTNKAKEELLNKLKTFIKCDFEVIDQVAGIRPTVKDRRPLVGSHPKYKNMFVLNGLGTRGVMIGPYIANQLYNFIEKGISLDTEINIDRFLN, from the coding sequence GTGAGCGTTTTTTTATACCCATTACTTACCTTTGTAGTTATGAATATAGATTACATTATAGTTGGATGCGGATTAGCAGGTATTGCTTTTTGCGAGCAGTTAAAGATTAATAATAAATCTTTTATTGTATTTGATGATAAAAGCCAAAAATCTTCTGTAGTAGCAGGTGGATTATATAATCCAGTTGTATTAAAACGATTTTCTAAAGTATGGAAAAGTCAAGAACAATTAAAATTGGCCCTACCAATCTATAATACTATTCAAAACAGATTACAAACAAAAATCGATTATAAAATACCTGTTAGGCGTAGATTTACATCTTTAGAAGAACAAAATAATTGGTTTGAGGCTTCAGATAAAGACGGTTTAAAACCTTTTTTATGTACAACGTTAATAGATAATCAAAATCCTTCTATCGATGCTAATTTTAAGTTAGGTGAAGTATTAGAAACTGGCCGAATAGATACAAAAGTATTAATTGATAGTTATATTAATGAATTGACATCTAACAATCAATTTATAAATACGTCTTTTAAACATGAAGATTTAGTCTTTTCAGAACATTCAATTCAATATCAACATATTCAAGCAAAATATATTGTATTTGCAGAAGGATTTGGATTAAAGCAAAATCCCTTTTTTAAAAACTTACCTTTAAATGGAACAAAAGGTGAATTAATTACTATAAAAGCTCCACAATTAGATTTAGATTATGTATTAAAATCTAGCGCTTTTATCATACCTCAAAAAGAAGATATTTACGTTGTAGGCGCTACTTACGAATGGGTAGACAAAACCAACAAAACAACAAATAAAGCTAAAGAAGAGCTTTTAAATAAGCTTAAAACCTTTATCAAATGTGATTTTGAAGTTATAGATCAAGTAGCAGGTATTCGACCAACAGTTAAAGATAGAAGACCTTTAGTTGGATCACATCCAAAGTATAAAAATATGTTTGTACTAAATGGTTTAGGAACACGAGGTGTTATGATTGGTCCTTATATAGCTAATCAATTGTATAACTTTATAGAAAAAGGTATTAGTTTAGATACCGAAATCAATATAGATCGCTTCCTAAATTAA